GGCGGGCGCTCGAAATGGCTCGTCGCCTGCGCCGGAACCCGCACTTCGTGCAGATGCGCCAGGGAGCTGTCCACGGCAGCGAAGTTTTGCTCCACAACCACGTCGCCCCGCTTGCCATACGTCTTCTCAATGGCGTGCTTGATGGCGGCAATGGCCTCCTCGGTGGGCAAAATCTTGCCCAGGGCAAAGAAGCAGGTCTGCATCACCGTGTTGATGCGCCGCCCCATGCTTGTCTCTTTCGCAACCTGGTAGGCGTCCACCACGTAGAAGCGCAGTTTCTTGTCGATGATGGTTTCCTGCATCTGTCGCGGCAAATGATCCCATACTTCGTCGGGACCATACGGGCTGTTGAGGAGGAAGGTGGCGCCCGGCGCGGCCAGCCGCAACACATCGTACCGCTCCAGGAAGCTGAACTGGTGGCAGGCGACGAAGTTGGCGGATTGGATCAGGTAGGTGGCGTGAATGGGACGCGGCCCAAAGCGAAGATGGGAAACGGTCACGGAGCCGGCTTTCTTGGAGTCGTAGACGAAGTAGCCTTGCGTGTAGAAGGGGGTGTCTTCGCCGATGATCTTGATGGAGTTTTTGTTCGCGCCCACGGTTCCATCGGAGCCGAGGCCATAGAAGACGGCGCGTACCACGTCGTCGGGTTCGATGTTGAAATCCTTGTCGTAATCAAGGCTGAGGTGGGTCACGTCGTCCTGGATGCCGATGGTAAATTGCCGGCGCGGCCTGGCCTGGCTGAGTTCGTCGAAGATGGCTTTGATCATGCCGGGGGTGAACTCTTTGGAGGAGAGGCCGTAGCGACCACCGATGATGCGGGGCATGGTGGCGAAGGGGGCGGTTTCGTCGGCGATGCTGTTGACGATGGCGGTGACGACGTCGAGGTAGAGGGGTTCGCCGGTGGCGCCGGGTTCTTTGGTACGGTCGAGGACGGCAATGGCGCGGGTAGATGCCGGCATTGCCGCCACCAAACCAGCCACGTCAAAGGGACGATACAACCGCACCTTCACCGCACCCACCTTCTCCCCACGCGCCGCCAGATATGCCACCGTCTCCGCCACCGTCTCCGCACCCGACCCCATGAGCACAATCACCCGCTCCGCGTCCGGTGCGCCCACATAATCAAACAAATGATACTGCCGCCCCGTCAACTCCGCGAAACGATCCATCGTCCGCTGCACAATCCCCGGAGCCGCCAGGTAAAACGGATTCACACTCTCCCGCGCCTGGAAAAACACGTCCGGATTCTGCGCCGTGCCCCGCAAAACAGGATGATCAGGCGAAAGCCCGCGATCCCGATGCGCGCGCACCCGTTCATCATTCATCATCGCCCGCAGCACATCCTCATCCAGCGGCTCAATCTTGTTAATCTCGTGCGACGTGCGGAAACCATCAAAGAAATGCAGAAAAGGCACACGCGCCTCCAGCGTCGCCGCCGACGCAATCAAGGCAAAATCCATCGCCTCCTGCACCGAGTTCGACGCCAGCAGCGCAAAACCCGTATTCCGCGCCGCCATCACGTCCGAATGATCGCCGAAGATGGACAACGCCTGCGCCGCCACGGAACGCGCCGCGATATGCAGCACGGCGGACGTCAACTCGCCCGCAATTTTGTACAGGTTCGGCAGCATCAGCAGCAACCCTTGCGACGCCGTAAACGTCGTCGTCAACGCCCCCGCTTGCAGCGCGCCATGCACCGCGCCCGCCGCGCCGCCTTCCGCCTGCATCTCAACCACCAGTGGCACGGCTCCCCAGATGTTCGTTTTTCCTTCCGCCGACCACTGGTCCGCCCACTCCCCCATGGGAGAAGAGGGCGTGATGGGATAGATGGCGATCACTTCGCTGACTTTGTGCGCCACCCGCGCCACCGCCTCGTTGGCGTCCATGGAGATCATCTCTTTTGTCATTCGTTTACTCCTTCAGAGTTGATAGTTGCCCGTTGCCGGTCGATAGTTGGCAGTTGAGGGTTGTTTGTTGGTGGTTGACGACAACGTGCGACCGTCAACCACCAACCACTAAGGAACGAAATTTAACAAGACAACGAAGTTATTTCCTTACCGTTCCTTCAAACTGACGATGCCATTCCGTACTTGATTTCATCGTCAGTCCTAACTACCAACTACTAACGCCACTTACGCCTTCTTGTCATTCAGGGATGCGTGCGCTGCCGCCAGGCGGGCAATCGGAACGCGGAAGGGGGAGCAAGAAACGTAGTTCAGCCCCAGGTGGTGACAAATCTCCACGCTCTTAGGGTCACCGCCATGCTCACCGCAGATACCAATTTCTAGCCCTGGGCGTGTCTGTCGGCCCAGTTTCACGGCAATCTCCATCAATTTCCCCACGCCTTGAGCATCAATCGTAGCAAACGGGTTGTCCTCCAGGATGCCGCGCTGCTGATAGGGAACGAGGAATCCGGCTTCCGCGTCATCGCGGGAGATGCCAAAGGTCGTCTGCGTCAGGTCATTGGTGCCAAAAGAGAAAAATTGCGCGAATTCGGCCATTTCGTCCGCGGTGAGGGCCGCACGCGGAATCTCAATCATGGTGCCAAATTTGTAATCTATTTCCACCCCTTGTTCGTGCATCACCGTTTTCGCTTCCGACTCCAGCGCCGTTTGCTGCACTTTCAGCTCGTTGACGTGCGCCGTGAGCGGGATCATCACCTCAGGATGAACGGAGACGCCCTCTTTAGCGCATTTGCAGGCAGCTTCAAAGATGGCGCGCACCT
This genomic stretch from Ardenticatenales bacterium harbors:
- the nifJ gene encoding pyruvate:ferredoxin (flavodoxin) oxidoreductase, giving the protein MTKEMISMDANEAVARVAHKVSEVIAIYPITPSSPMGEWADQWSAEGKTNIWGAVPLVVEMQAEGGAAGAVHGALQAGALTTTFTASQGLLLMLPNLYKIAGELTSAVLHIAARSVAAQALSIFGDHSDVMAARNTGFALLASNSVQEAMDFALIASAATLEARVPFLHFFDGFRTSHEINKIEPLDEDVLRAMMNDERVRAHRDRGLSPDHPVLRGTAQNPDVFFQARESVNPFYLAAPGIVQRTMDRFAELTGRQYHLFDYVGAPDAERVIVLMGSGAETVAETVAYLAARGEKVGAVKVRLYRPFDVAGLVAAMPASTRAIAVLDRTKEPGATGEPLYLDVVTAIVNSIADETAPFATMPRIIGGRYGLSSKEFTPGMIKAIFDELSQARPRRQFTIGIQDDVTHLSLDYDKDFNIEPDDVVRAVFYGLGSDGTVGANKNSIKIIGEDTPFYTQGYFVYDSKKAGSVTVSHLRFGPRPIHATYLIQSANFVACHQFSFLERYDVLRLAAPGATFLLNSPYGPDEVWDHLPRQMQETIIDKKLRFYVVDAYQVAKETSMGRRINTVMQTCFFALGKILPTEEAIAAIKHAIEKTYGKRGDVVVEQNFAAVDSSLAHLHEVRVPAQATSHFERPPLVPEYAPEFVQSVTARIIEGLGDDLPVSALPVDGTYPTGTTQWEKRNIATEIPVWDPDICIQCGKCVFVCPHAVIRMKLFDAPLLADAPPTFKSAPARYKEYGDKLYSLQVAPEDCTGCTLCVEVCPVKNKRQPKFKAINMADQAPLREQERENWDFFMRLPEIERKDLPVGQVKYSQLLQPLFEFSGACAGCGETPYLSLLSRLFGDRTLVANATGCSSIYGGNLPTTPWAQNADGRGPAWSNSLFEDNAEFGLGMRVALDQRLEAASVLLRDLRTQIGDGLVNAILYAEQVDEAKVQEQRGRVAELKYRLQELIAGERDAGIKNNLQNLLSMADVFVKKSVWIVGGDGWAYDIGYGGLDHVLASGRNVNILVLDTEVYSNTGGQMSKATPRGAVAKFAAAGKPLPKKDLGLLAISYGNIYVARVAFGAKDAQTIKAMLEAEAYDGPSLIIAYSHCIAHGYDLKYGLEQQAAAVDSGYWPLYRYNPDRAFVGENPFELDSRPPRLPLDEYIYREGRYRMLTQSHPDRAAKLLELAQQDVQMRWETYQRLAEIGKG